The Acidobacteriota bacterium genome has a segment encoding these proteins:
- a CDS encoding tetratricopeptide repeat protein, with protein sequence MKATRVAWVTAMWLASGAAAWAQDAHVFFEAVDNQGKPLQGVHCVLTTEKNLPKYGDTNKRGFLSIRFLDFGRYVIECSKEGYKVVNAEYYVTTEKPGAVIERLQKIEDEMEVDSAQAIFIGFAVVPVEDIKYDFKITLAPEDEARSIWAVRARAAGGIGEPPPPTVEERVEEAVRNAVGENLSFDEAMTSVTADIKKAKEEEVMEGLAHAYQRAGKMGEARTAFARVAEVKASPDLWAKAAMLSREAQEHAQAVSFCEKALAIDAGHDEALWVLGQAHEDAGQKTEAIGAYERLTEVRPDYLQGYNRLVVLYGETGQNKKAQEANKRLRELSADQGEEGASGIGLYNEGLLCLKQNDTACAIKGFEGALEADPTLVSARYHLGILYMRQGKCDKVVEHFSVYVEKPSKDDPPEYLQTAKSLIAYCKTQ encoded by the coding sequence ATGAAAGCAACGAGAGTGGCATGGGTGACTGCCATGTGGCTTGCAAGCGGCGCGGCCGCATGGGCTCAGGATGCCCATGTTTTTTTTGAAGCCGTCGACAACCAGGGCAAACCGCTTCAGGGCGTCCATTGTGTGTTAACCACGGAGAAAAACCTTCCTAAATACGGTGACACCAACAAGCGCGGCTTCCTGAGCATTCGATTTCTTGACTTTGGCCGCTACGTAATAGAGTGCTCCAAGGAAGGCTACAAGGTTGTGAACGCGGAATATTACGTTACCACAGAAAAACCAGGAGCCGTGATCGAGCGCCTACAGAAGATCGAAGATGAAATGGAAGTCGACTCCGCGCAAGCCATTTTTATCGGCTTCGCCGTGGTCCCCGTAGAAGACATCAAATACGACTTCAAGATTACGCTTGCCCCTGAAGACGAGGCGCGCTCTATCTGGGCCGTGCGGGCTCGCGCCGCGGGCGGTATCGGTGAGCCTCCGCCTCCGACCGTTGAGGAGCGCGTGGAAGAAGCCGTCCGAAATGCGGTTGGAGAGAATTTATCTTTCGACGAGGCCATGACTTCGGTGACGGCCGATATCAAGAAGGCAAAGGAGGAAGAGGTCATGGAAGGATTGGCCCATGCCTACCAGAGGGCGGGAAAGATGGGCGAGGCCCGGACGGCCTTTGCCCGCGTTGCAGAGGTAAAAGCCTCGCCCGATCTCTGGGCCAAAGCGGCCATGCTTTCCCGGGAGGCGCAGGAGCATGCGCAGGCCGTTTCGTTCTGTGAAAAGGCGCTTGCCATCGACGCCGGCCACGACGAGGCGCTCTGGGTGCTCGGACAGGCTCACGAGGACGCGGGGCAAAAGACCGAAGCCATTGGCGCCTATGAGCGTCTTACGGAAGTGCGCCCCGACTACCTGCAGGGCTACAACCGCCTCGTGGTGCTCTACGGCGAGACGGGCCAAAACAAGAAGGCCCAGGAGGCGAACAAGCGCCTGCGCGAGCTCTCCGCCGACCAGGGTGAAGAAGGCGCAAGCGGCATCGGCCTCTATAACGAAGGCCTGCTTTGCCTCAAGCAAAACGACACGGCGTGCGCCATTAAGGGCTTCGAAGGCGCGCTCGAGGCCGACCCCACCCTCGTGTCCGCCCGCTACCACCTGGGCATTCTCTACATGCGGCAGGGCAAGTGCGACAAGGTCGTCGAGCACTTCAGCGTCTACGTGGAGAAGCCTTCCAAAGATGACCCTCCCGAATACCTCCAGACGGCGAAATCCCTCATAGCGTATTGCAAGACTCAGTAG
- a CDS encoding CoA-binding protein: MTEKCEIPLKNAPPEEIRRILKDAKVIAVVGLSDKPERDSHRVAAYLQKRGYRVIPVNLNAEEILGERAYANLREVPEKIDIVDIFRKPDAVPAVVDEAIAVGAGTVWMQEGIAHNASAEKARAAGLRVVQSKCIMREHGAAFG, encoded by the coding sequence ATGACCGAAAAGTGCGAGATTCCCCTCAAGAACGCCCCACCCGAAGAGATCAGGCGAATTCTGAAAGACGCGAAGGTCATCGCCGTCGTGGGGCTTTCGGACAAGCCGGAGCGCGACAGCCACCGGGTTGCCGCGTACCTCCAGAAGCGGGGCTACCGCGTCATCCCCGTGAATCTGAACGCGGAGGAAATCCTGGGCGAGCGGGCTTATGCGAACTTGCGCGAAGTGCCGGAGAAGATAGACATCGTGGATATTTTCCGGAAGCCCGACGCCGTGCCCGCCGTTGTGGACGAGGCCATCGCCGTGGGCGCGGGGACGGTCTGGATGCAGGAGGGCATCGCCCACAACGCCTCGGCCGAGAAAGCGCGCGCCGCCGGTCTCCGGGTCGTCCAGAGCAAGTGCATCATGCGCGAGCACGGCGCGGCGTTCGGATGA
- a CDS encoding gamma-glutamyl-gamma-aminobutyrate hydrolase family protein, with the protein MKARIGITSELRPKTWKTGMSPGRSLHYTEGTMVDAIAGAGALISLIPITGGKAYAEELADWLDGLLLPGGEDVSPAFYGERPLKQAWKGDKKRTHFEFALLDAFRRREKPVLCICRGAQVLNVYFGGSLYQDIPTQKPSRVVHRDPKKPLTNFHKVRVAAGTLLEKILGRREISVACGHHQGIRRVGKGLTVSARADDGMVEGLERPKERFTLAVQFHPEWLPKVRRQRALMEAFVEACRAARQ; encoded by the coding sequence ATGAAGGCGCGCATCGGAATCACGTCTGAGCTCCGGCCCAAAACGTGGAAGACGGGCATGTCCCCTGGGCGCTCGCTGCACTACACGGAAGGGACGATGGTGGACGCCATTGCGGGTGCGGGGGCCTTGATCTCCCTCATTCCCATCACTGGCGGCAAGGCCTACGCCGAGGAGCTTGCGGACTGGCTGGACGGCCTGCTCCTTCCGGGCGGCGAGGACGTCTCGCCCGCGTTCTACGGCGAGCGGCCGCTCAAGCAGGCGTGGAAGGGTGACAAGAAGCGCACTCATTTCGAATTCGCCCTCCTGGACGCGTTCCGCCGGCGCGAAAAGCCGGTGCTCTGCATCTGCCGGGGCGCGCAGGTCCTGAACGTCTATTTCGGAGGAAGCCTTTACCAGGACATTCCCACCCAGAAGCCGAGCCGCGTCGTACACCGCGACCCGAAGAAGCCCCTCACGAACTTCCACAAGGTGCGCGTCGCGGCGGGAACGCTCCTCGAAAAAATCCTAGGCCGCCGCGAGATCAGCGTCGCATGCGGCCATCATCAGGGCATCCGCCGCGTGGGAAAGGGCCTCACCGTGTCGGCGCGCGCCGATGACGGCATGGTGGAGGGCCTCGAGCGCCCCAAGGAGCGCTTCACCCTGGCCGTTCAGTTCCACCCCGAGTGGCTTCCCAAGGTGCGGCGCCAGCGCGCCCTGATGGAGGCCTTCGTCGAAGCCTGCCGCGCTGCGCGTCAATAG
- the miaA gene encoding tRNA (adenosine(37)-N6)-dimethylallyltransferase MiaA, giving the protein MPQKDPSPLVVLLGPTGTGKSESAVHLAEALGGEVVNGDSRQIYRGLDRGTAKPSSKLRSRAPHHLYDIVEPGETFSAGEFLRRADRAIRQIRARGRLPVIVGGTGLYVRALLEGLFEAGRSDPVVKERLRKLLKRKGRPHLRRMLERVDPATAESLSPRDTQRTVRALEVCFATGRPFSRHVAEHRPAARYASVKIGLTMPRPVLYRRLDRRVEEMFARGWLEEVRGLLARGHDPSCKAFEALGYREISRLLREGGDLHAVVADIKKKHRRYAKRQETWFRRERDTAWFDASRDGALAAIETHARKALGAAEA; this is encoded by the coding sequence ATGCCGCAGAAAGATCCGTCCCCCCTGGTGGTGCTCCTGGGCCCTACGGGGACGGGAAAAAGCGAGAGCGCCGTTCATCTCGCCGAGGCGCTCGGGGGGGAGGTCGTAAACGGCGATTCGCGCCAGATCTACCGCGGCCTCGACCGCGGCACGGCCAAGCCTTCATCGAAGCTCCGCTCCCGCGCGCCGCACCACCTCTACGACATCGTCGAGCCCGGCGAGACGTTCTCGGCCGGGGAATTCCTCCGCCGGGCCGACCGGGCGATTCGGCAAATCCGCGCGCGCGGCCGCCTGCCCGTCATTGTGGGAGGTACGGGGCTCTACGTGCGGGCGCTGCTCGAAGGGCTGTTCGAGGCGGGGCGTTCCGACCCCGTTGTGAAGGAGCGGCTTCGCAAACTCCTGAAGCGCAAGGGGCGGCCGCATCTTCGCCGGATGCTCGAGCGCGTGGACCCCGCGACGGCGGAGAGCCTTTCACCGCGCGATACGCAGCGCACCGTGCGCGCCCTCGAGGTTTGCTTTGCCACGGGACGTCCGTTCTCGCGCCACGTGGCCGAGCACCGTCCCGCGGCCCGTTACGCGAGCGTGAAAATCGGCCTTACCATGCCCCGTCCCGTCCTCTACCGCCGCCTCGACCGCCGAGTGGAGGAAATGTTCGCCCGTGGATGGCTCGAAGAGGTGCGGGGGCTTCTTGCGCGCGGGCACGACCCTTCCTGCAAGGCCTTCGAGGCGCTCGGCTACCGGGAAATCTCCCGCCTCCTGCGCGAAGGCGGCGATCTCCACGCGGTCGTCGCCGACATCAAGAAAAAGCACCGCCGCTACGCCAAGCGGCAGGAGACATGGTTTCGCCGCGAGCGGGACACCGCGTGGTTCGACGCTTCCCGGGACGGCGCCCTCGCGGCCATCGAAACCCATGCCAGGAAGGCCCTCGGAGCTGCCGAAGCTTAA